A window of the Citrus sinensis cultivar Valencia sweet orange chromosome 9, DVS_A1.0, whole genome shotgun sequence genome harbors these coding sequences:
- the LOC102626977 gene encoding RNA-binding protein 2-like isoform X2 — protein MLLDVNLSVDASRVALASTCLSSCSVLRSHSSLLQNFSYLQKGRGFLLRSCAFLQRNRKTSSVARPSFAGYLTSEAPSLTSQQPLSSNGFRGASDFLHREVTPMRPGALGLVDTAGVGVHPEPGMVGITAVASVKGYSSPLPDPNLIGQRRDIAPGINPTIPDVINGVPSSLRNNAGSPLKKGESNLLFVDGLPTDCTRREVSRILLNVSSTCSGDRAMVLCFVEFDDPKCARTAMDALHGYKFDDKKPDSPALKIQFAHFPFRLPSDGDEKRTPR, from the exons ATGCTTCTGGATGTTAACTTGTCTGTTGACGCATCAAGGGTGGCATTGGCATCTACCTGTCTCTCTTCATGCTCTGTATTGAGATCTCACTCATCACTTTTGCAAAA CTTTAGTTACCTGCAAAAGGGAAGAGGTTTTTTGCTTAGGTCATGTGCCTTTCTTCAAAGGAACAGAAAAA CATCCAGTGTTGCTAGGCCCAGCTTTGCTGGCTACTTGACATCTGAAGCACCCTCATTGACATCGCAACAACCTTTAAGTTCTAATGGTTTTCGCGGTGCTTCTGATTTCTTACATAGAGAA GTAACACCAATGCGGCCTGGGGCACTTGGCCTGGTTGATACTGCTGGTGTTGGAGTTCATCCTGAACCTGGGATGGTTGGAATCACAGCGGTAGCTAGTGTAAAGGGTTACTCATCTCCTTTACCAGATCCAAATTTAATAGGCCAAAGACGGGATATTGCACCAGGCATTAATCCGACAATTCCTGATGTGATTAATGGAGTGCCCAGCTCTTTAAGAAATAACGCGGGTTCCCCTCTAAAAAAAGGAGAATCCAACCTTCTGTTTGTTGATGGGCTCCCAACTGACTGTACCAGAAGAGAAGTATCGCGTATCCTTTTGAATGTGTCTTCAACATGC AGTGGAGACAGGGCTATGGTTTTGTGCTTTGTGGAGTTCGATGATCCAAAGTGTGCTCGGACAGCTATGGATGCTCTTCATG GTTACAAGTTTGACGATAAAAAACCTGACTCCCCTGCCTTGAAGATCCAATTTGCACATTTTCCTTTCCGTCTTCCATCTGATGGTGATGAGAAACGTACTCCCCGTTGA
- the LOC102627220 gene encoding protein ALP1-like, with protein sequence MSHIISKIRKRKRKDEQVGYEDDDDDDNDDECYDSSGNESPRPSSSSEEGGGGKKKDLNGIITSLLLLEEQEKGDQDAQKKASAEEKSFFEANHRNKKKTMLEYYSNIQDYYAEVQETERVKRKKSRSLATSVAAITAIAADDSLQAEKQVKQGTGGAGSGQHRRLWVKDRSKAWWDECNRPDYPEEEFKKWFRMRRQTFDMICEELNSVIAKEDTTLRNAIPVRQRVAVCIWRLATGEPLRLVSKRFGLGISTCHKLVLEVCTAIRSVLMPKYLQWPDDDALRKIKDEFEVISGIPNVVGSMYTTHVPIIAPKISVAAYFNKRHTERNQKTSYSITVQGVVNPNGVFTDVCIGWPGSMPDDQVLEKSALYQRASGGLLKGVWIVGGSGYPLMDWVLVPYTQQHLTWTQHAFNEKIGEIQRVSKDAFARLKGRWCCLQKRTEVKLQDLPVVLGACCVLHNICEMMNEEMDPELAFDLVDDEMVPEVALRSVSSMKTRDSIAHNLLHHGLAGTAFL encoded by the coding sequence ATGAGTCATATCATTTCTAAAATcagaaagaggaaaagaaaggaTGAGCAAGTTGGctatgaagatgatgatgatgatgataatgatgatgagtGTTATGACAGCAGTGGTAATGAATCACCACGACCATCGTCATCGTCAGAAGAAGGAGGTGGTGGGAAGAAGAAAGATTTAAATGGTATTATTACTTCATTGTTGTTGTTAGAAGAGCAAGAAAAGGGTGACCAAGATGCACAAAAGAAAGCTTCAGCcgaagaaaaatcatttttcgaaGCGAATCACAGGAACAAGAAAAAAACCATGTTGGAGTATTACTCCAACATACAAGATTACTATGCAGAAGTTCAAGAAACTGAACGTGTGAAGAGGAAGAAGTCACGTTCACTTGCCACTTCTGTTGCTGCCATCACTGCTATTGCTGCTGATGATTCTCTGCAGGCAGAGAAACAAGTCAAGCAGGGAACCGGTGGCGCTGGTTCGGGTCAGCATAGGAGGTTGTGGGTGAAGGACAGGTCTAAGGCCTGGTGGGATGAATGTAACAGGCCCGACTATCCGGAAGAGGAGTTCAAGAAATGGTTTAGAATGAGGAGGCAAACGTTTGACATGATATGTGAAGAGCTGAATTCTGTAATTGCTAAGGAAGACACCACTTTGAGGAATGCAATTCCTGTGAGACAGAGGGTTGCTGTTTGTATTTGGAGACTTGCTACAGGCGAGCCACTTAGACTTGTATCAAAAAGGTTTGGTTTAGGGATATCGACTTGTCATAAATTGGTTCTTGAAGTTTGTACAGCTATTAGAAGTGTGTTAATGCCCAAGTATTTACAATGGCCTGATGATGATGCTTTGAGGAAGATAAAAGATGAGTTTGAAGTTATATCTGGGATCCCGAATGTTGTTGGTTCAATGTATACTACTCATGTTCCGATTATAGCTCCAAAGATTAGTGTCGCTGCTTATTTCAATAAGCGGCATACAGAAAGGAATCAGAAGACTTCTTATTCTATCACGGTTCAGGGAGTTGTGAATCCGAATGGGGTATTTACTGATGTGTGCATTGGATGGCCCGGTTCAATGCCTGACGACCAGGTGTTGGAGAAGTCTGCTTTGTATCAAAGAGCAAGCGGGGGTCTTTTAAAGGGTGTGTGGATCGTTGGAGGTTCAGGGTATCCGTTAATGGATTGGGTTTTGGTGCCTTATACACAGCAGCATTTGACATGGACTCAACATGCTTTTAATGAGAAGATTGGAGAGATTCAAAGGGTTTCTAAAGATGCATTTGCTCGGTTGAAAGGAAGGTGGTGTTGTCTGCAGAAGAGAACGGAGGTTAAACTACAGGATTTGCCTGTGGTTCTCGGGGCATGTTGTGTGTTGCATAATATTTGTGAGATGATGAATGAGGAGATGGATCCGGAGTTGGCATTTGATCTTGTTGATGATGAGATGGTCCCAGAAGTTGCTCTGAGATCGGTGAGCTCAATGAAGACTAGGGATTCCATTGCTCATAATCTTCTGCACCATGGCCTTGCAGGCACTGCATTTCTATAG
- the LOC102626977 gene encoding uncharacterized protein LOC102626977 isoform X5, with product MLLDVNLSVDASRVALASTCLSSCSVLRSHSSLLQNFSYLQKGRGFLLRSCAFLQRNRKTSSVARPSFAGYLTSEAPSLTSQQPLSSNGFRGASDFLHREVTPMRPGALGLVDTAGVGVHPEPGMVGITAVASVKGYSSPLPDPNLIGQRRDIAPGINPTIPDVINGVPSSLRNNAGSPLKKGESNLLFVDGLPTDCTRREVSQWRQGYGFVLCGVR from the exons ATGCTTCTGGATGTTAACTTGTCTGTTGACGCATCAAGGGTGGCATTGGCATCTACCTGTCTCTCTTCATGCTCTGTATTGAGATCTCACTCATCACTTTTGCAAAA CTTTAGTTACCTGCAAAAGGGAAGAGGTTTTTTGCTTAGGTCATGTGCCTTTCTTCAAAGGAACAGAAAAA CATCCAGTGTTGCTAGGCCCAGCTTTGCTGGCTACTTGACATCTGAAGCACCCTCATTGACATCGCAACAACCTTTAAGTTCTAATGGTTTTCGCGGTGCTTCTGATTTCTTACATAGAGAA GTAACACCAATGCGGCCTGGGGCACTTGGCCTGGTTGATACTGCTGGTGTTGGAGTTCATCCTGAACCTGGGATGGTTGGAATCACAGCGGTAGCTAGTGTAAAGGGTTACTCATCTCCTTTACCAGATCCAAATTTAATAGGCCAAAGACGGGATATTGCACCAGGCATTAATCCGACAATTCCTGATGTGATTAATGGAGTGCCCAGCTCTTTAAGAAATAACGCGGGTTCCCCTCTAAAAAAAGGAGAATCCAACCTTCTGTTTGTTGATGGGCTCCCAACTGACTGTACCAGAAGAGAAGTATCGC AGTGGAGACAGGGCTATGGTTTTGTGCTTTGTGGAGTTCGATGA
- the LOC102626977 gene encoding RNA-binding protein 1-like isoform X3, translating into MGDPFHRYDTPADRASSVARPSFAGYLTSEAPSLTSQQPLSSNGFRGASDFLHREVTPMRPGALGLVDTAGVGVHPEPGMVGITAVASVKGYSSPLPDPNLIGQRRDIAPGINPTIPDVINGVPSSLRNNAGSPLKKGESNLLFVDGLPTDCTRREVSHLFRPFVGYREIRVIHKEPRRSGDRAMVLCFVEFDDPKCARTAMDALHGYKFDDKKPDSPALKIQFAHFPFRLPSDGDEKRTPR; encoded by the exons ATGGGTGATCCCTTCCATAGATACGATACTCCTGCTGACAGAG CATCCAGTGTTGCTAGGCCCAGCTTTGCTGGCTACTTGACATCTGAAGCACCCTCATTGACATCGCAACAACCTTTAAGTTCTAATGGTTTTCGCGGTGCTTCTGATTTCTTACATAGAGAA GTAACACCAATGCGGCCTGGGGCACTTGGCCTGGTTGATACTGCTGGTGTTGGAGTTCATCCTGAACCTGGGATGGTTGGAATCACAGCGGTAGCTAGTGTAAAGGGTTACTCATCTCCTTTACCAGATCCAAATTTAATAGGCCAAAGACGGGATATTGCACCAGGCATTAATCCGACAATTCCTGATGTGATTAATGGAGTGCCCAGCTCTTTAAGAAATAACGCGGGTTCCCCTCTAAAAAAAGGAGAATCCAACCTTCTGTTTGTTGATGGGCTCCCAACTGACTGTACCAGAAGAGAAGTATCGC ATCTTTTCCGTCCATTTGTTGGTTATAGAGAAATAAGAGTTATTCATAAGGAGCCCAGACGA AGTGGAGACAGGGCTATGGTTTTGTGCTTTGTGGAGTTCGATGATCCAAAGTGTGCTCGGACAGCTATGGATGCTCTTCATG GTTACAAGTTTGACGATAAAAAACCTGACTCCCCTGCCTTGAAGATCCAATTTGCACATTTTCCTTTCCGTCTTCCATCTGATGGTGATGAGAAACGTACTCCCCGTTGA
- the LOC102626977 gene encoding RNA-binding protein 1-like isoform X4 — protein sequence MGDPFHRYDTPADRASSVARPSFAGYLTSEAPSLTSQQPLSSNGFRGASDFLHREVTPMRPGALGLVDTAGVGVHPEPGMVGITAVASVKGYSSPLPDPNLIGQRRDIAPGINPTIPDVINGVPSSLRNNAGSPLKKGESNLLFVDGLPTDCTRREVSRILLNVSSTCSGDRAMVLCFVEFDDPKCARTAMDALHGYKFDDKKPDSPALKIQFAHFPFRLPSDGDEKRTPR from the exons ATGGGTGATCCCTTCCATAGATACGATACTCCTGCTGACAGAG CATCCAGTGTTGCTAGGCCCAGCTTTGCTGGCTACTTGACATCTGAAGCACCCTCATTGACATCGCAACAACCTTTAAGTTCTAATGGTTTTCGCGGTGCTTCTGATTTCTTACATAGAGAA GTAACACCAATGCGGCCTGGGGCACTTGGCCTGGTTGATACTGCTGGTGTTGGAGTTCATCCTGAACCTGGGATGGTTGGAATCACAGCGGTAGCTAGTGTAAAGGGTTACTCATCTCCTTTACCAGATCCAAATTTAATAGGCCAAAGACGGGATATTGCACCAGGCATTAATCCGACAATTCCTGATGTGATTAATGGAGTGCCCAGCTCTTTAAGAAATAACGCGGGTTCCCCTCTAAAAAAAGGAGAATCCAACCTTCTGTTTGTTGATGGGCTCCCAACTGACTGTACCAGAAGAGAAGTATCGCGTATCCTTTTGAATGTGTCTTCAACATGC AGTGGAGACAGGGCTATGGTTTTGTGCTTTGTGGAGTTCGATGATCCAAAGTGTGCTCGGACAGCTATGGATGCTCTTCATG GTTACAAGTTTGACGATAAAAAACCTGACTCCCCTGCCTTGAAGATCCAATTTGCACATTTTCCTTTCCGTCTTCCATCTGATGGTGATGAGAAACGTACTCCCCGTTGA
- the LOC102626388 gene encoding peptidyl-prolyl cis-trans isomerase CYP57 isoform X2 has protein sequence MSSVYVLEPPTKGKVIVKTTHGPIDIELWPKEAPKAVRNFVQLCLEGYFDNTIFHRIIKGFLVQGGDPTGTGTGGESIYGGNFADEFHSRLRFNHRGLVACANAGSPHSNGSQFFISLDRCDWLDRKNTIFGKVTGDSIFNLLRLGEVDTDKNDRPLDPPPKLLSVEVLWNPFEDIVPRAPSRPSIQTTTEAENKDIKKKAVKKLNLLSFGEEAEEEEKELASVKQKIRSSHDVLDDPRLLKEDKGLNTSGDKTREVQLSVREALSSKREEPKKDSEAEFPNFIDHSDDDEASFDAKMRQKILRRRKDLGDVPPKQKMHNGSSSPSYKDMSASRSNAESTDDDDLRKPGKLSLKKKGMGSEARAERMANADADLQLLNESERGRLLQKQKKRRLQGREDEVLVKLEMFKKSVSAKPNDLSNKSGGGEDEDLSDWKAVRLTFTPEHGKDNMSRQDDPDDYVVHDPLLEKGKEKFNRMQAKLKRREREWAGKSLT, from the exons ATGTCATCGGTGTACGTATTAGAGCCGCCGACAAAAGGAAAGGTGATAGTGAAGACGACGCACGGGCCAATTGACATCGAGCTTTGGCCTAAAGAGGCTCCGAAAGCCGTGAGGAACTTCGTGCAGCTCTGCCTCGAAGGCTATTTCGACAACACCATCTTTCATCGCATCATCAAGGGCTTTCTGGTTCAGGGCGGCGACCCCACCGGCACCGGCACAG GTGGGGAAAGTATATACGGAGGCAACTTTGCTGACGAGTTCCATTCGCGTCTAAGATTCAATCACCGAGGGTTAGTCGCATGTGCAAATGCTGGCTCCCCACATTCTAATGGgagtcaattttttatatctttggATAGATGCGATTGGCTTGATCGGAAGAACACTATTTTTGGAAAG GTGACTGGGGATTCAATATTTAATCTTTTGAGGTTGGGTGAGGTTGACACTGATAAGAATGATCGACCGCTGGATCCACCTCCAAAATTACTTTCAGTTGAA gTGCTGTGGAACCCTTTTGAAGATATTGTTCCTAGAGCACCTTCAAGGCCCTCAATCCAAACCACAACTGAGGCTGAGAATAAAGATATAAAGAAGAAAGCTGTAAA AAAGCTGAACTTGCTTTCATTTGGAGAAGAAGCTGAAGAAGAGGAGAAGGAACTGGCATCAGTAAAGCAAAAAATCAGGAGTAGTCATGACGTTTTGGATGATCCCCGTCTTCTTAAGGAAGATAAAGGATTG AACACATCTGGAGACAAAACAAGAGAGGTGCAATTATCTGTAAGGGAAGCTCTAAGTTCAAAGAGAGAAGAGCCAAAGAAAGATTCAGAAGCTGAATTTCCGAATTTCATTGATCatagtgatgatgatgaggcCAGTTTTGATGCAAAAATGCGTCAAAAGATACTTAGGAGACGGAAGGACCTGGGAGATGTCCCACCTAAGCAAAAGATGCACAATG GGAGCTCTAGCCCTAGCTACAAGGATATGTCTGCTTCAAG ATCTAATGCTGAAAGCacagatgatgatgatctacGAAAACCTGGAAAGTTGTCCTTGAAGAAAAAGGGGATGGGGTCAGAAGCTAGAGCTGAACGTATGGCTAATGCAGATGCAGACTTACAGCTCTTGAATGAATCTGAAAGAGGAAGACTACTGCAGAAACAGAAGAAGCGCAGACTTCAAGGACGTGAAGATGAA GTTTTAGTAAAGCTTGAGATGTTTAAGAAGTCTGTCTCTGCAAAACCAAATGACTTGAGCAACAAGTCTGGAGGAGGTGAAGATGAGGATTTATCCGACTGGAAAGCAGTTCGGTTAACTTTCACTCCTGAGCATGGCAAA GATAACATGTCTCGTCAGGATGATCCTGATGACTATGTTGTGCATGATCCTCTTTTGGAAAAGGGGAAAGAAAAGTTCAACAGGATGCAAGCCAAGCTTAAGCGACGAGAACGGGAATGGGCTGGAAAATCACTTACTTGA
- the LOC102626388 gene encoding peptidyl-prolyl cis-trans isomerase CYP57 isoform X1, whose product MSSVYVLEPPTKGKVIVKTTHGPIDIELWPKEAPKAVRNFVQLCLEGYFDNTIFHRIIKGFLVQGGDPTGTGTGGESIYGGNFADEFHSRLRFNHRGLVACANAGSPHSNGSQFFISLDRCDWLDRKNTIFGKVTGDSIFNLLRLGEVDTDKNDRPLDPPPKLLSVEVLWNPFEDIVPRAPSRPSIQTTTEAENKDIKKKAVKKLNLLSFGEEAEEEEKELASVKQKIRSSHDVLDDPRLLKEDKGLNTSGDKTREVQLSVREALSSKREEPKKDSEAEFPNFIDHSDDDEASFDAKMRQKILRRRKDLGDVPPKQKMHNGSSSPSYKDMSASRSNAESTDDDDLRKPGKLSLKKKGMGSEARAERMANADADLQLLNESERGRLLQKQKKRRLQGREDEVLVKLEMFKKSVSAKPNDLSNKSGGGEDEDLSDWKAVRLTFTPEHGKVRITCLVRMILMTMLCMILFWKRGKKSSTGCKPSLSDENGNGLENHLLDLSFADLCEPFFVNIKDLSKTDELVRMPICLGHLFNS is encoded by the exons ATGTCATCGGTGTACGTATTAGAGCCGCCGACAAAAGGAAAGGTGATAGTGAAGACGACGCACGGGCCAATTGACATCGAGCTTTGGCCTAAAGAGGCTCCGAAAGCCGTGAGGAACTTCGTGCAGCTCTGCCTCGAAGGCTATTTCGACAACACCATCTTTCATCGCATCATCAAGGGCTTTCTGGTTCAGGGCGGCGACCCCACCGGCACCGGCACAG GTGGGGAAAGTATATACGGAGGCAACTTTGCTGACGAGTTCCATTCGCGTCTAAGATTCAATCACCGAGGGTTAGTCGCATGTGCAAATGCTGGCTCCCCACATTCTAATGGgagtcaattttttatatctttggATAGATGCGATTGGCTTGATCGGAAGAACACTATTTTTGGAAAG GTGACTGGGGATTCAATATTTAATCTTTTGAGGTTGGGTGAGGTTGACACTGATAAGAATGATCGACCGCTGGATCCACCTCCAAAATTACTTTCAGTTGAA gTGCTGTGGAACCCTTTTGAAGATATTGTTCCTAGAGCACCTTCAAGGCCCTCAATCCAAACCACAACTGAGGCTGAGAATAAAGATATAAAGAAGAAAGCTGTAAA AAAGCTGAACTTGCTTTCATTTGGAGAAGAAGCTGAAGAAGAGGAGAAGGAACTGGCATCAGTAAAGCAAAAAATCAGGAGTAGTCATGACGTTTTGGATGATCCCCGTCTTCTTAAGGAAGATAAAGGATTG AACACATCTGGAGACAAAACAAGAGAGGTGCAATTATCTGTAAGGGAAGCTCTAAGTTCAAAGAGAGAAGAGCCAAAGAAAGATTCAGAAGCTGAATTTCCGAATTTCATTGATCatagtgatgatgatgaggcCAGTTTTGATGCAAAAATGCGTCAAAAGATACTTAGGAGACGGAAGGACCTGGGAGATGTCCCACCTAAGCAAAAGATGCACAATG GGAGCTCTAGCCCTAGCTACAAGGATATGTCTGCTTCAAG ATCTAATGCTGAAAGCacagatgatgatgatctacGAAAACCTGGAAAGTTGTCCTTGAAGAAAAAGGGGATGGGGTCAGAAGCTAGAGCTGAACGTATGGCTAATGCAGATGCAGACTTACAGCTCTTGAATGAATCTGAAAGAGGAAGACTACTGCAGAAACAGAAGAAGCGCAGACTTCAAGGACGTGAAGATGAA GTTTTAGTAAAGCTTGAGATGTTTAAGAAGTCTGTCTCTGCAAAACCAAATGACTTGAGCAACAAGTCTGGAGGAGGTGAAGATGAGGATTTATCCGACTGGAAAGCAGTTCGGTTAACTTTCACTCCTGAGCATGGCAAAGTAAG GATAACATGTCTCGTCAGGATGATCCTGATGACTATGTTGTGCATGATCCTCTTTTGGAAAAGGGGAAAGAAAAGTTCAACAGGATGCAAGCCAAGCTTAAGCGACGAGAACGGGAATGGGCTGGAAAATCACTTACTTGATTTATCTTTTGCAGACTTGTGTGAGcctttttttgttaatataaaAGACTTGAGTAAAACTGATGAGCTGGTTCGCATGCCTATTTGTCTTGGCCATTTGTTCAACAGTTAA
- the LOC102626977 gene encoding RNA-binding protein 2-like isoform X1, with translation MLLDVNLSVDASRVALASTCLSSCSVLRSHSSLLQNFSYLQKGRGFLLRSCAFLQRNRKTSSVARPSFAGYLTSEAPSLTSQQPLSSNGFRGASDFLHREVTPMRPGALGLVDTAGVGVHPEPGMVGITAVASVKGYSSPLPDPNLIGQRRDIAPGINPTIPDVINGVPSSLRNNAGSPLKKGESNLLFVDGLPTDCTRREVSHLFRPFVGYREIRVIHKEPRRSGDRAMVLCFVEFDDPKCARTAMDALHGYKFDDKKPDSPALKIQFAHFPFRLPSDGDEKRTPR, from the exons ATGCTTCTGGATGTTAACTTGTCTGTTGACGCATCAAGGGTGGCATTGGCATCTACCTGTCTCTCTTCATGCTCTGTATTGAGATCTCACTCATCACTTTTGCAAAA CTTTAGTTACCTGCAAAAGGGAAGAGGTTTTTTGCTTAGGTCATGTGCCTTTCTTCAAAGGAACAGAAAAA CATCCAGTGTTGCTAGGCCCAGCTTTGCTGGCTACTTGACATCTGAAGCACCCTCATTGACATCGCAACAACCTTTAAGTTCTAATGGTTTTCGCGGTGCTTCTGATTTCTTACATAGAGAA GTAACACCAATGCGGCCTGGGGCACTTGGCCTGGTTGATACTGCTGGTGTTGGAGTTCATCCTGAACCTGGGATGGTTGGAATCACAGCGGTAGCTAGTGTAAAGGGTTACTCATCTCCTTTACCAGATCCAAATTTAATAGGCCAAAGACGGGATATTGCACCAGGCATTAATCCGACAATTCCTGATGTGATTAATGGAGTGCCCAGCTCTTTAAGAAATAACGCGGGTTCCCCTCTAAAAAAAGGAGAATCCAACCTTCTGTTTGTTGATGGGCTCCCAACTGACTGTACCAGAAGAGAAGTATCGC ATCTTTTCCGTCCATTTGTTGGTTATAGAGAAATAAGAGTTATTCATAAGGAGCCCAGACGA AGTGGAGACAGGGCTATGGTTTTGTGCTTTGTGGAGTTCGATGATCCAAAGTGTGCTCGGACAGCTATGGATGCTCTTCATG GTTACAAGTTTGACGATAAAAAACCTGACTCCCCTGCCTTGAAGATCCAATTTGCACATTTTCCTTTCCGTCTTCCATCTGATGGTGATGAGAAACGTACTCCCCGTTGA